The following are encoded in a window of Struthio camelus isolate bStrCam1 chromosome Z, bStrCam1.hap1, whole genome shotgun sequence genomic DNA:
- the XPA gene encoding DNA repair protein complementing XP-A cells isoform X2: MERNRQRALALRQARLAARPYPAAGGGGGGVRVKAPPKVVDTGGGFFLEEAAAEEEEKEEEEPGAAERIVHPPAPVLEFDYLICEDCGKEFMDSYLMQHFDWATCDNCRDAEDKHKLITRTEAKEEYLLKDCDLDKREPVLRFILKKNPHNSRWGDMKLYLKLQVIKRSLEVWGSEESLQEAKELRRDNREKMKQKKFDKKVKELRRAVRSSLWKKEASIHEHDYGPEENIEEDMYKKTCTICGHELTYEKM; this comes from the exons gcggcggcggcggcggcgtgcgggTGAAGGCCCCCCCCAAGGTCGTGGACACGGGAGGGGGCTTCTTcctggaggaggcggcggccgaggaggaggagaaggaggaggaagagcccggcgccgccgagcggATCGTGCACCCCCCCG CACCTGTACTAGAGTTTGACTATCTCATCTGTGAAGACTGTGGCAAAGAATTCATGGATTCCTACCTTATGCAGCACTTTGATTGGGCAACATGTGATAATTGCAG AGATGCTGAAGATAAACATAAGCTTATAACAAGGACAGAAGCAAAAGAAGAGTATCTTCTTAAAGACTGTGACTTAGACAAGAGAGAACCAGTACTcagatttattttgaagaaaaacccTCATAATTCACGGTGGGGTGACATGAAACTTTATTTAAAACTACAG GTAATCAAGCGTTCTCTTGAAGTCTGGGGTAGTGAAGAGTCATTGCAAGAAGCAAAGGAGCTCCGCCGTGACAACAGAGAGAAGATGAAACAGAAGAAGTTTGATAAGAAAGTTAAAG AACTCCGCCGTGCAGTGAGGAGTAGTTTGTGGAAGAAAGAAGCTAGTATCCATGAACATGACTATGGACCAGAAGAAAACATTGAAGAAGATATGTATAAGAAGACATGTACTATATGTGGCCATGAATTAACTTACGAGAAGATGTAG